One part of the Phycisphaeraceae bacterium genome encodes these proteins:
- a CDS encoding VCBS repeat-containing protein, with amino-acid sequence MISSGTRWTWGLAVSVLLAGQGQAQTVLHVNAAAPPGGDGLSWVTAMSSLESALEAAALIPELSRDVEVWIAAGTYKPTNELTPGTPQTATFSMLNKVRVYGGFAGNETLLGERLPAVHVVTLSGDLAGDDLPNFSYGPDNAYHVVTADGVDATSVLDGVTISGGAAVASPFLNQRGGGMRVNASTCAVTGCTFRGNTSNRSSDMSGGAVYIFDGAPVFTGCVFDTNRCTNFGFGGAVASEGAATVMNQCAFTANRASVGNGGAIALSGGTLLLFECSFDGNLASVAGAVQNFAGDMLARRCTFASNVGGESTAGVVTSPGAASDFLGCTFSGHSSPAGPGAVSGGRNFVNCGFFGNGAVFGPGAVGGGELFVDCVFSGNSAVAFQGGSALNCNAALVRVVGCTFVENWSTSSAPQAAALRYSGVGSLAVDNSIFWRNSAGPLQRTDEATQVGSSGPGLAVNSCFVHGLTGSLGGTGNIGGGPNPDPGLVNLAGADGIIGTVDDDVRLSSCSPCIDAGSNTLLAADVLDLDNDLDLLEPTPFDHSGLGRRQDDPATPDTGAGTAPIVDIGAYEYQPADHAVWTAAAGGAYSNSGNWINGPTTVATSGAFKLASAYSVTVASDQSARSLEACAGAVTLQIAPGVVVTTGVAADYGLCVGAHPSAGASVLVNGGSLAATRSLVGDFGTLGGNGVVLGDVACVGTIAPGADAASTGKLEIDGSLAMTGPSTLNGFARSGRVRARIGGKGAGQFDSLSITGGASLGGLLDITLVGGFQPGPGVLNLPILTADARQGMFDVALMPALSDGRYLGVAYQTLRGTSEVAALTTATLPATIAFVGPKTRQVAGRPTAIAIGDLNGDGRPDLVIAVPNPANPTGLPGSIHILYNGGNGPSGWNGFDTSVEVPLDFGPSDQGMEPAGLALADFNQDLRVDIAVACASSHNVMVLQNTNNMGAFSLATSIGDVGEEPRAIVAGDIDQFEGIDLVVASAASDVVTALLGASPPAISFTAATPAATGRRPVSMCLLDADGDGDLDLIVGNEVDSSLTVLLKQSKPTLPYRTERRLPMAGPAVRLAAADIDGDGAPDVVVSDGTGNAVSVVLNRTVSLNTLEFAPRVDLPASGATSGLVITDLDKESDRDVVVLAGGQMRVLRNDLNSGEQLQFAPLAGLPMGAAPTLLGTADVDLNGLPDLIAVSDAAAPMNDVVVRRNISTLTCPADLDRNGAVEPLDIAVFVQIWLASIQNGTLMGDFDHSGVVDPQDISAYVTAWLSGAGGGC; translated from the coding sequence ATGATCAGCAGCGGCACCCGTTGGACGTGGGGATTGGCTGTCAGCGTGCTGCTGGCAGGGCAAGGTCAGGCTCAGACCGTTCTGCATGTCAACGCCGCGGCCCCGCCGGGGGGCGACGGGCTGTCGTGGGTCACGGCGATGAGCTCGCTCGAATCCGCGCTGGAGGCGGCGGCGCTCATCCCGGAGTTGAGCCGCGACGTCGAGGTGTGGATCGCCGCCGGAACGTACAAGCCGACGAACGAGTTGACGCCGGGAACGCCGCAGACGGCGACGTTCTCCATGCTCAACAAGGTCCGCGTGTACGGCGGGTTTGCCGGGAACGAGACGCTGCTCGGCGAGCGGCTCCCGGCCGTGCACGTCGTCACGCTCAGCGGCGACCTCGCGGGGGACGATCTTCCGAACTTCTCCTACGGGCCCGACAACGCGTACCACGTCGTCACCGCGGATGGGGTTGACGCCACGAGCGTGCTCGACGGGGTGACGATCTCCGGCGGCGCGGCGGTGGCCTCCCCCTTTCTCAATCAGCGCGGCGGGGGAATGCGGGTCAACGCCTCGACCTGCGCGGTGACCGGGTGCACCTTCCGTGGGAACACCTCGAACCGCAGTTCCGACATGTCCGGCGGCGCCGTGTACATCTTCGACGGGGCGCCCGTGTTCACCGGCTGCGTGTTCGACACGAACCGGTGCACGAACTTCGGCTTCGGCGGGGCGGTCGCCTCCGAGGGGGCCGCCACGGTCATGAATCAGTGCGCGTTCACGGCGAACCGCGCCTCGGTCGGAAACGGCGGTGCGATCGCGCTCAGCGGCGGCACGCTGCTGCTCTTCGAGTGCAGTTTCGATGGCAACCTGGCGTCGGTCGCCGGCGCCGTCCAGAACTTCGCGGGGGACATGCTGGCACGCCGGTGCACCTTCGCGTCCAACGTGGGCGGCGAGTCCACCGCCGGCGTGGTGACCAGCCCGGGTGCGGCGAGCGACTTCCTGGGCTGCACGTTCAGCGGGCACTCCTCGCCGGCCGGGCCGGGTGCGGTCTCGGGCGGGCGCAACTTTGTTAACTGCGGTTTTTTCGGCAACGGGGCGGTCTTCGGCCCCGGCGCCGTCGGCGGGGGCGAGTTGTTCGTCGACTGCGTGTTCAGCGGGAACTCGGCGGTCGCGTTCCAGGGCGGGAGCGCGCTGAACTGCAACGCGGCGCTGGTCCGCGTCGTCGGGTGCACGTTTGTCGAGAACTGGAGCACGTCGTCCGCCCCCCAGGCCGCGGCGCTGCGGTACTCCGGGGTCGGCTCGCTCGCCGTGGACAACAGCATCTTCTGGCGCAACAGCGCGGGCCCACTCCAACGGACCGATGAGGCGACGCAGGTCGGCTCGTCGGGGCCCGGGCTTGCGGTGAACTCCTGTTTCGTGCACGGGCTCACCGGGTCGCTCGGCGGGACGGGGAACATCGGCGGCGGGCCGAACCCCGATCCGGGGCTGGTCAACCTCGCCGGGGCGGACGGGATCATCGGGACGGTCGATGACGACGTCCGCCTCAGTTCGTGTTCGCCGTGCATCGACGCCGGCTCAAACACCCTGCTCGCGGCGGATGTGCTGGACCTCGACAACGACCTGGACCTCCTCGAGCCGACGCCGTTTGACCACTCCGGGCTCGGACGCCGGCAGGACGACCCCGCGACGCCCGACACCGGCGCTGGAACGGCCCCGATCGTGGACATCGGCGCGTACGAGTACCAGCCCGCCGATCATGCCGTGTGGACGGCGGCCGCGGGCGGCGCGTACTCGAACAGCGGCAACTGGATCAACGGCCCGACGACGGTGGCGACGAGCGGCGCGTTCAAACTGGCCTCGGCCTACAGCGTTACGGTCGCGAGCGACCAGTCGGCGCGGTCGCTCGAGGCCTGCGCCGGGGCGGTGACGCTGCAGATCGCCCCGGGCGTGGTGGTCACCACGGGAGTCGCAGCGGATTACGGCCTGTGCGTGGGTGCTCATCCCAGCGCGGGGGCCTCGGTCCTGGTGAACGGCGGCAGCCTCGCGGCGACGAGGTCGCTGGTGGGCGACTTCGGCACGCTCGGCGGCAACGGTGTTGTCCTGGGTGATGTCGCCTGCGTCGGCACCATCGCGCCCGGCGCCGACGCGGCGTCGACCGGGAAACTCGAGATCGATGGCTCGCTGGCGATGACCGGGCCGAGCACGTTGAACGGGTTCGCACGCTCGGGGCGGGTGCGGGCGAGGATCGGGGGCAAGGGCGCGGGGCAGTTCGACTCCCTGAGCATCACCGGCGGGGCCTCGCTCGGCGGCCTGCTCGACATCACGCTCGTCGGCGGGTTTCAGCCGGGCCCGGGCGTACTGAACCTGCCGATCCTGACCGCCGATGCGCGCCAGGGCATGTTCGACGTCGCCCTGATGCCGGCGCTGTCAGACGGGCGGTACCTCGGCGTGGCGTACCAGACGCTGCGCGGCACGAGCGAGGTGGCCGCGCTGACCACCGCGACGCTCCCCGCGACGATCGCGTTTGTCGGCCCGAAGACCCGGCAGGTTGCCGGCCGGCCGACCGCGATAGCGATCGGCGACCTCAACGGCGACGGTCGGCCGGATCTTGTGATCGCGGTGCCCAACCCGGCCAACCCGACAGGGCTGCCGGGCTCGATCCACATCCTCTACAACGGCGGCAACGGACCGAGCGGGTGGAACGGCTTTGACACCTCGGTCGAGGTGCCGCTCGATTTCGGCCCGTCCGACCAGGGGATGGAGCCGGCGGGGCTCGCGCTTGCCGACTTCAACCAGGACCTGCGGGTGGATATCGCGGTCGCGTGCGCTTCGAGCCACAACGTGATGGTGCTCCAAAACACGAACAACATGGGCGCGTTCTCGCTGGCGACGAGCATCGGCGACGTGGGCGAGGAGCCGCGGGCGATCGTGGCCGGCGACATCGATCAGTTCGAGGGGATCGATCTGGTCGTGGCCAGTGCGGCGTCGGATGTGGTCACCGCCCTGCTCGGCGCTTCGCCGCCGGCGATCTCGTTCACCGCGGCGACCCCGGCGGCGACCGGGCGTCGGCCGGTGTCGATGTGCCTGCTCGATGCGGATGGGGACGGCGATCTGGACCTGATCGTGGGAAACGAAGTGGACTCGTCGCTGACGGTGCTGCTCAAGCAGTCCAAGCCGACGCTGCCGTACCGGACCGAGCGGCGGCTGCCGATGGCGGGACCGGCGGTGCGGCTCGCCGCGGCGGACATTGACGGTGATGGCGCGCCGGATGTGGTCGTGTCGGATGGGACGGGGAACGCCGTGTCGGTGGTGCTGAACCGGACGGTGTCGCTCAACACGCTCGAGTTCGCCCCGCGAGTTGATCTGCCGGCAAGCGGCGCCACCTCTGGGCTGGTGATCACGGACCTGGACAAGGAGTCAGACCGGGACGTGGTGGTGCTGGCGGGCGGCCAGATGCGGGTGCTCCGCAACGACTTGAACTCGGGGGAACAGCTCCAGTTCGCTCCCCTGGCGGGCCTGCCGATGGGCGCCGCGCCGACGCTGCTCGGCACGGCGGACGTCGACCTGAACGGCCTGCCGGACCTGATCGCGGTGAGCGACGCGGCCGCGCCGATGAACGACGTGGTCGTCCGGAGGAACATCTCGACGCTGACGTGTCCAGCAGACCTGGACCGCAACGGCGCGGTGGAGCCGCTGGACATCGCGGTGTTTGTGCAGATCTGGCTCGCCAGCATCCAGAACGGGACCCTGATGGGCGACTTTGACCACAGCGGCGTGGTCGACCCGCAGGACATCTCGGCGTACGTCACGGCGTGGTTGAGCGGGGCGGGCGGAGGGTGCTAA
- the rpsT gene encoding 30S ribosomal protein S20, with the protein MAHSASAKKRIRQNEKHRARNRWRLKTMRTAIKELQDKLLHGTPADAEAAYAVAAKIIDRTAAKGVIHKNQAARRKSRLTAKVKSKKAAKA; encoded by the coding sequence ATGGCTCACTCAGCGTCCGCAAAGAAGCGCATCCGCCAGAACGAGAAGCACCGCGCCCGCAACCGCTGGCGTCTGAAGACGATGCGGACCGCCATCAAGGAGCTGCAGGACAAACTCCTTCACGGCACCCCGGCGGACGCCGAGGCCGCGTACGCGGTCGCCGCGAAGATCATCGATCGCACGGCGGCCAAGGGCGTGATCCACAAGAACCAGGCCGCCCGCCGCAAGAGCCGGCTGACGGCCAAGGTCAAGAGCAAGAAGGCCGCCAAGGCCTAA